ATAAGTCAGCCATTGTCAGCCCCATTAGCATGTTTCCATTGAGTTACGGTGTAATCAGTATACCCGTTCAATACAATCAGTAACCTCCGTTGTTTCTCTTCAGTGTGAGGTGGAGGATTTCTGAACTCGGATTAAAGGACGAGGTGACATTTTTGTGAGTCGATCAACGAAAGATGAATTGGGTTTTGTTGCCTCGGAGGCATCGAGCACAGTAGCTGTCTCTTCTCCATCTTCTTGTACTTTAGGGCCCCCGCAAAGGCCAGTCGAGGCTTGCTTCTTAAGATGACAATGTGCCGAAAAGAACCTCTCAGGTTTATTAACAAGACAGATAAGTAAAGAGTCAAACCGGGATTGATGATGGAAAGATCCTCAGGTCGTAAAACACCCAGGCTGCAGCTGTGAAGGTGACTTTTATCTTGGTTCCTTTGGAGTTTCAGACGGTTTCCGCCACAAATCAGTAATTTACTGATCGCACAAAGAAACCTAAGTCGATTCCCAATTTTCTGCAAAAAAGAACTGAACTTTTATGGGCTGAAGGCAAGCCTTTATCTCCACAAACAAACTTCCTTGTAACTACTTTGGCAGACCAAAAAGGACGGTGTCACGCAGGATTATGAATACATTCAGTAAAGACTCCTTGTTTTCTACAGCTTCTTTAAATATTAGTCAATAGCAACACAAAATAAgccaaaataaacataaaaacaattctCTGAAGGCCTGGATTTCCTTATCATCAATTAAAAAGTTCAGTTCCAATACATCATCAGGGTTCGTCCCTCTTTGTTTGAGTCTTAAAGTTGTGTGGCGTCACTTTCTAGATAAGAGATAACCCTCGAAGAGAAGAGTGTAAATATGATGTGAAGAAGAGAGATTATCTGAGAGGAGACGTGGCATCAAAGATTAACTCCCCCCTTGATGTCAGTCTAAAGAGAGACGAGAAGAAGTCCAGCTGAGGAGAGGTTGTGAGGGGTCAGGggttacccacaatgcactgctcCAGAGGAATTTAATGCAGAGAAATAGTTCACATTTATGATGAAGAAAAGGGAATATTGAAAGAGAAACAtccttttttattcctctgaCAAAGCAGTCATTGATCTTTTAAAGTATCCCCAGCACCCCGGGCGTTTTCTGTCATGTTGCTAAATATAATTACACATCTAATGTTACTAACCGCATGCTGCTAAATGCACGGATCTGACTTGTCCTATGTTTTTTCCCCTGTCCCACCCATAAAAAAACTTATTTTCAGTGATGTTTTCTGCCACATCATAACAGAtcatagagagaaaaacagccGTACACGTCGGCAGCCCGTAATCCaaacaaaagtacaaatatagAATTGTGCACGGATGATGTCAGAGTTTAAAGGATGGTAGGGAACTAAAATCTTTGGCTGGtttaatcattttctttaacaattAACAGCGATAATCCTCCAGCTGCTTTAATGTTTATAAGGAAAGTGCTTCTGCTTTGCTTTCAAATAAGCTGAACCCTTTTAAGTGCTTCTGGGAAGagtcttctttattttatttccttacGGGCCAAGgcttaaaataaagaatgatcCCAGCTTCTTTAGATCAAAGCTGCAAACTGACCTCATTGCACGCCACTCCAGCTTAAGGAACACAAACTGAACGGTTATTTTTGAGAGGTTTCtatctgctgctctgctcccgGGTCAGGCCATGAGACTCCTCATTGTCCCGGCTGGTTTTTCCACAACGGGCTCTGCGCTGCCAGCCCAGCCGGCGTGCCGATGGCTGTCCCACAGCAGCCGGgcggtttgtttgtgttgtgttgtgttttgtttgcccCCTCGCCTCTGGGTGACAATTCACACTCTGCTGCGAGTTCAACTCCAGGGCACAGTCCCTATCTCTGCAAGTTCATTAGCacggccgtgtgtgtgtgtgtgtgtgtgtgtgtgtgtgtgtgtgtgtgtgtgtgtgtgtgtgtgtgtgtgtgtgtgtgtgtgtgtgtgtgtgtgtgtgtgctcatatCTGTGATTTACTGTGTTTGCTCCATCAGATGAAGATGTGTGGCTTCTCGGGATCTCTCACTCTTACTACTTTGAGGACTTGGTagtttttccacaaaaaaactattattcCTTTAGGCTGCTTTAACCAATCAGGGTTTTGCACTTaccaccgtgtgtgtgtgtgtgtgtgtgtgtgtgtgtgtgtgtgtgtgtgtgtgtgtgtgtgtgtgtgtgctcctgaaAGCTTTACCTCCACATGTACTCTGGGCAGCACTTCACTCCTGACAAGCGAACAGATTGCCTTTTCACTAAGCGCTCGCAGGAAGCAATCAGACAGAAAATTGCCCCGGAAAATTGCTCGTTCTGAGTGACTGAGCAGCCAGGGCGCACATATGCTCTGACAAGTGAGTGGGCGAGCACATAAACGGACGAGTGACCCGGTGAATGGATGGCACTGTGGCTGATGGTGACACGATAGTAGCCGGGTAATCAGGGCACTCTATCACCAGCTCCTAGTGGCATTAAATGACAGTGGTTGTTAAGGAACATGGTGTGCTTCTGTTGCGGGACCTTTCAGAGGTAAACTGAGACCTCTTGGGTGTCCTTTTTTGTCCTGTTTACTCGGAGCAAGTTCAGACCAAGGAGGTTTGTTGCAGGTTAATAAAacccactttttaaaaagtcaccTGGACTGGTATTTCTCTTGTAAATAGGAATCATTCAGAGGACAAGTGTGAATGTCTTCCACAATATAAAGACAGATTTATCtaaatgttctccttttttttctccagaacTGCGGGTTTCCAGGCCTCTGATTACACCAGGTTACCCAGAAAATACGACAGCTGTGGTGGGTGGTCAGGCAAAGCTGGTGTGTAAAGTCCACCGGCCGGTGACCACCAAGGTGCAGTGGCTGAAGATGGAGGTCAGCGAGAGTGGACCGCCTTCCCTCAAGGCTCTGACGGTGAGAACACATCACCTGCaaacaatacatgttttgaGTCCTCATAATATTTGACACTATGAGATATTAAATGATCTGTTCTCCGTGCAGCCTTTGCAGAGCAATGCGTCCAAGGTGAACACTTTGCATCTGTCCAACATCACTCTGGAGGATGCAGGGGAGTACCTCTGCCTTGCCGAGGGAACCCACGCAGGACAGACAGTGAAGGCCATGCAGGCGGCGTGGCTGGGGGTCCTGCCCGGTAAGATATCCTTGCCATCTTTTTCATACATACCTCATATCATCTTAGACCAAACAATGTAACATCTATCAACCTATCAAGCATCACGCTGCATGCTCACCTTACATTCTCTCATGTCCAGGTATCATCTTTTCAAGAACTGAGGACTTGACTGCTGCTGAAATCCCATCAGGTAACTTCAAAGTTTAGTTGCAAGGTTCTGAACTAGTGCTGTCGAAGTTCAGTTTGTAAACACCCAGAAAGTACAGCACAGACTGTTATGGATGGTATGGCAGCCATCTGTGTGGGCCTGTCCTCCTCCCCCAGGCCATAATGATCTTCACTCCTCTCGTCGCTCACTTAGATCTCCAGTGAACCTTCACCGCCCCTCAGATTTCCTCTCCGTCCGCTGTCACGGTGCAACATGTTCATTAGCTGcagcttctcttcctcctcctttattttcttcttctcttttttgggggggtggaGTCCCACAATAATCCACAGGGGAACAAAAagataaagaggaggagggggtgcgATGGGTGGGTCAGGCCTCCTGGTCTCTATGGTAATGtcattgtgaatgtgtgtgtgtgtgtgtgtgtgtgtgtgtgtgtgtgtgtgtgtgtgtgcatgcgtgcgtgcatgtgtgcggAGAGGAGATAATAGGGTTGAAGTGTTGAAGGTCATAGTTGAGGGGGCGGCTACTTGCTGGAGAGGGCCGATGAATAAATAACCTGCTGACTGGCCTGAGTGGTGTGAATTagttaaagaacatttaagaaagaaagacaaaaacaaacccgGTGCACTACgagtgaaaaaggaaaatggccGCCTGCTTACACCTCAGTGTTCTGTGGTTCAAACAGATGTTCTCGAGGACCTGAGTGAGGACACCACAGAGCATCTTCTGATCGAGCCGGGAAACGTCCTGAAGCTCCGCTGCGACGCGAGCACCCGGCCCGGCATGGCGGTCCACTGGTACAAGGAGGGAGTCGGGTCCCGCCCACGCCTCGCTGCCAGATCCGCGGCGCCATCATGGAGATCACAGACGTGACCTATGAGGACTCTGGCGTTTACGTGTGTGTTCTCCGGGGAACCAAAGAGCCCGTGAGGAACTTCACCATCACTGTGGCAGGTGAGGACATTAACACAGTAAACAATAACAGCATTAAGGTTTGTGTTTGATGTTATCGTAACAACAAGAAGACAATCATCTGCTTATAATCGCTATTCCCAAGGAGCACCAATAGGGCTGCAAAACTTAACATTTGAGCAGAAATAAGATGATTAATTGGTTTATCTATCAGCAAGAAGTTCATAGCCCACTATTTGAATAAGTGGTTCATTGTTGAAAGCCAATTTTAATGCTCACTGGTGACATTTAGatcaaatatgtttgtttactgAATATCCAAAGGCTTCAGACTGTTAGTTTTACAAAAGTGAATCAATCAACTCAGAGTTGTTAGACTTCAAGGACCATTTCTTAATCCATTTTTAATTTCTATTGCCTTGATTTGTCTCCAGACTCTTTGGGCTCAGGGGACGACGATGAGGACAACGATCTGGAGGACTCATCAGCTGAACTCGAAGACGACCAGGTTTACATCTCAAGAGGTgagttgttattgtttttgttgatgatCTTGAAGGATTAGTACAACCCCAAGGCTTCACTATTAGAGCACTCTCTTACTTAATGGCTCTTTGGCTGGTCCTTACAGGTCCCTATTGGACCCACACCCAGCGCATGGAGAAGAAGCTGTATGCTGTTCCTGCTGGAAACACGGTGAAGTTTCGTTGCCCGGCCATGGGAAGCCCCTTGCCGAACATCCGCTGGCTCAAAAACGGACGGGAGTTCAGGGGAGAGCATCGCATCGGGGGCATCAAGGTGAGGCTGATTTCCTACCTCCTGCTGAATACAGATGAGCGTTCTTTGGAGCTATAAAGACTGGAGTATCCTCTGGtgctgatgttttattttgtgtgtttctttgtgctAGCTGAGACACCAGCACTGGAGCCTTGTGATGGAGAGTGTGGTGCCTTCTGACAGAGGAAACTACACCTGCATGGTGGACAACAGATATGGCTCCATCACTCACAGCTACGTCCTCGATGTCCTCGGTAAGAAACAGATGATGTCGTGTTTTAAAGAATGTGTGCAACATATAAATGTCGTGCATTAGGGCTTCATTATCCAATCTGCAAAACGTTTCTGTTGAGTATCAGCGCTTTGTGATCTGGCTGATCATTCCCAGCAGCAAAGGCATCATTTTGTCAGCACTTGTGGAAAAATATCATGCCTGATGGAGGGGATAATTGGGTGGGGTGAGCAGAACATGGCAGGGGCGCCTGGGCAGGATGTGGACGATCGGGCGTCCACACCAGTTTTCTACCTGACCTGAGACAGCAGATTGAGAAGCGGCTGCggtttgtttgttcatttgttcGCTGCCGGTCCACCACAGGGTCAGTTTCCGTCCCATCAACGGGGGGAGAAGACTAACGAGACAACTAACGAGATCAGAGAGCGAGAGTAACCACAGATCAAAGAGAGCCTGGCGACCAGCTGACAAAGAGCCACACTAATGGAACCGATTTTCATCCAAACACATTACATGTGACAGTGACAACTGCTGGGCATTTGTTTACAAAGCATACTGTTTGTCGGCTGTCAAATATCTGGATATCTTAGCCACAGCTTCCTATGATTTTGTTCCTGGCTGCATGGACTTATGGGAAACAATATTTGGCAGATCAGTAAAATCTCCTCCTTGTCCTCAAATAACCTCTGAATTGCGGCcctgagaaaaaaggaaatctttTAAGCTTTGGCAGATTTTTTCTGGAGCTCAAACCTTTCATCTTTGCCCACTTTGCTAATCTCTCCTTTGATTGTTCCTCTCCAGAGCGTTCCCCACACAGACCTATCCTGCAGGCCGGTCTGCCAGCCAACACCACAGCGGTGGTGGGCAGCGACGTCCAGTTCCACTGCAAAGTCTACAGCGACGCCCAGCCTCACATTCAGTGGCTCAAACACATAGAAAGGAACGGCAGCCGCTACGGTTCTGATGGGACGCCCTACGTTCGAGTCCTCAAGGTTAATGAAACTTAACTTAAATTATGTTAAAGTTCTGATCCCTATCCCACGAGCTACAACTGTATAATCCTCTAGTGaaagttagggttagggttcagtTTTATGGCAATGACTCTTGTTTACTCACTgtctctttttctgcatgtgttgtgCAGACTGGCAGTCTGAACATGTCAGAGGTGGAGGTGCTCTACCTGTCTAAAGTAACCATGGAGGATGCAGGAGAATACACTTGTCTGGCCGGAAATTCAATTGGATTTGCTCACCAGTCCGCCTGGCTCGTCGTCCTCTcaggtaaaaaaataactaaaggCTACGAGATTCAGAAGGAAAGAAGGTTCTTTATTGCttggtgtttttctctgttgcttCTTGCTGAGTGTTGGAAAGActattttttgttaaaatgtctCCCCTTCTTCCTacagaggaggaagcagcagaCGCTATGGACACCATGGAGACCAAGTACACGGACATCATCATCTACGCCTGTGGTTTCCTGGCTCTGATCATGGCCATCGTCATTGTGGTGTTGTGTCGAATGCAGGTGAACCCCAGAAGGGAGCCGTTTGATGCCCTACCGGTCCAGAAGCTCTCCAAGTTTCCTCTTCGCAGACAGGTACATTTGACTTCAGGCTAAGGGTTTGCTTTAAAGTATGCGTCCAGATTTGCCTCACTTGAAACCTTCCTGTAAGTTCCACATAGCTAAACTCCTTTTGATTGTCTGCTTTCAGTACTCGGTGGACTCTAACTCATCAGGGAAGTCCAGTGCATCGCTGATGAGGGTGGCTCGTCTCTCGTCCAGCTGCTCTCCAATGCTAGCTGGAGTCATGGAGTTTGAATTGCCCTACGACCCCGTCTGGGAGTTCCCCAGAGAGAAGTAAGTTATCTGAAAGTCATTTCTGTCCTCTACTCTTACgtttgaaatgataaaaaaagagatgtgTTACCATAGTTTACTTTAAAGTTGCTGCAAAAGGGAGAGTATTTCTTCCCTGAGTTTAGTCTGGCTTCATTTAAACATTGTTGCTCTCATATCATGTGGGGACCTAAAAAGAAACGATCCCGCAGCCCATTTTTGGCTCAACCCAACCTATGTTTTAAGAAAGCAGAGCCCCAAATTATGGATTTGTACAGTTTTCATTTGGACATACTTATTTTTGCTAActttcactctttctctttctagTTTAACATTGGGTAAACCTCTAGGAGAAGGCTGCTTCGGTCAGGTGGTCAGAGCCGATGCTTACGGCATCAACAAGGACTCTCCGGATCCCGCCTCAACTGTGGCAGTTAAGATGCTCAAAGGTAACAATAGAGTCAAGAATACCTCGAAAGATTCCCTTTTCAGTTTGCTGTGTTTTctaaataaagcatgttttccTAAAGACGACGCCACCGACAAAGATCTTGCGGACCTGATCTCGGAGATGGAGCTAATGAAGGTGATGGACAAACACAAGAACATCATCAACCTGCTCGGAGTCTGCACCCAGGATGGTGAGTCACCTGACCTACTGTCCTTCAACAAAGCCTCCTTGTTATTCTAAATCTCAACAAACTAATTTAGTAAGTGTTTCAACGATGGTGGTCCCGTACCTCCAGACCAGAACAACAATAGaaacaatctgtgtgtgtgttccccccTCAGGCCCTCTGTATGTGCTGGTGGAGTACGCCTCAAAAGGCAGTCTGAGGGAGTACCTGCGGGCCCGGAGACCCCCAGGCATGGACTACACCTTTGATGTGACCAAGGTGCCTGAAGAGCAGCTCACCTTCAAAGACCTGCTGTCCTGCGCCTACCAGGTGGCCAGAGGGATGGAGTACCTGGCTTCAAAAAGGGTATGCTCACTTTTAATGATTGGAAATAACTTGAAGTAGAAGAAGCAGTGAGACGGTGGCTGTGAATCTTCTCTCCCATCCTTTTCTAGAACGGTTTCACTTACATTTTGATGGTTTGGTTGTACATTTCTTACACATTTAATTCTTCAAGGGAGAGATTATTAATAGTTTCTGTCCGTTTCATCAAAAGTTGGGTACGCTTGTCTGGAAACCAAGATTAATTGACCAGCCGCTGACAGGCAGTTAAAATACAGCCATTTTGACCGACGATAAGACGCTCTTTGAGTAAAAATCTCATGAGGATTAAATGTACAATCCTTGCATTTCAAACTTCTAAtccaacaaaccaaacaaaagatTTGAAGGAACACAAAAGTAGGCAAGTAAAATCTTTGGTTGTAGTCTCTGTGAGCTCCTGAAGGGGCTTTGATTTCTAAGTGTTTGATTTTGAATCGGGGTGAGGGTGGAGTTCATGTTCCTCTGTGATTTGGGCACTTGGCCTTCAGATGGATAGCACCACCACCCttccccttttttcctctcccccttctctctttcttttctttccatccCAACCCCCCATGTTTCTATTCCTTTCatttacccagcatgcaccctgtctgtgtgtttcttatCAACACGTCTCTTTGTCTGCCAGCCGGTGTCTCGGACAGGCATTCCTAAGCAgaaagctgcagcagcttcagtccTGTTTACTCTTCcccatccatctgtctgtcccACAGTTGCAGTGCTTTGTCCTTTTTAGCGCTGCCATAAATCTGTGAGCAAACAGGCAGCAGAGCCGTCGTCTGGGTGCAGGCATCAGGTTTCTGGCTCTACGGCCTCCTAAGAATGCAGGAGACTGAAACTAACCCTCCATTATGGGGAGACCCACAAACCAAGACTGGCTTATTTCGCACGTCCCCACAAATCCCACGTCTATTTCGaatgaaaaccaaaataaaCTTAATGACATCCATTCAATGTGGGCAAACAgtgcctttcttttttcctcctccgagaaggtttgttttttcttcaagcTCCCGGGTTTCTatataaagacattttcattttgaagcGTTCACCAAAACCAGGCGCTGCGTGTTGACTTTAGACTGCTGGGTCTTCAGTGAATCATTTCTAACTCCCTTACCTCCGTGTTTTTACATGAGTTCCCGAAACCGCAGACGAGAACATGTCGTGTCGCAGGTCTCAAATGAACAGAGCGTATGAATGTCAAAGCTCATGAAGAATAGTTCAACCTTCTTCGTCTTAAAATGTAGACAAACGACTTTCCAAAGCAGAAAGCCAATTAAGCAGCACCATTTAAACTAAATGCTAATCTTATAATCTGAGACCCAGCCGTTTGCCTTAAGCTCTTTTAAGGGTTTTGTGTTaattctctctcttctctctccccctctctctccgcAGTGCATCCACAGAGATCTGGCAGCCAGAAATGTTCTAGTGACGGAGGACAACGTGATGAAGATCGCTGACTTCGGCCTGGCCAGAGGAGTCCACCAGATTGACTACTACAAGAAAACCACCAACGTGAGTGAGGTTTTCAGGGAGGGATGTTCTCCTTCACTCCTGTAGCTTTCCAGTAAAGTCATTTCATTTCCAggagtgagaggaagagtacAGCTACATGACTTCCACTCTTCATGATAATATTATAGTTATTGGATCAAAGAAATATTTGTGTGCATTGCTCAAGAGAAAAGGGTGGAAGCATTTCGAAAGCATGCAATAAAAAAGGGTTCCTTTCAAGCTTTAATATCCCTAAAGACAGATGTCTGATGTTTCCCTCTGATTGGCAGCAGCCTTAATGAGACTTAATAAGAGGAACAGGGGAGacaaggagggaggaagggagggattgtgagaggaaaacatatttttttacagtgagCCAGAAAGCAAAAAGGGAGAGTTGTCTGGTTTTAACgtgcaaatgtaaatgtgttttgcagGGACGGCTACCGGTGAAATGGATGGCACCAGAGGCTTTGTTTGACAGAGTTTACACACACCAGAGCGACGTGTAAGTCCATTACAGAAGATTACCTTTCCTGGTGTATTGCTCTCCTCAAACCTCATCGAAGTTGACTAAAaaccaacatgttttacatctttaaatgaTGTCTGAGCTTGTGTTCTGATTTTAAACCCTgtttttccctcctgtttgcGCTCAGGTGGTCTTTCGGCGTACTAATGTGGGAGATCTTCACGCTAGGCGGCTCTCCATACCCCGGTATCCCTGTCGAGGAGCTCTTCAAGCTGCTGAAGGAAGGACATCGCATGGACAAACCCTCCAACTGCACACACGAACTGTAAGCAGGAACTCGTCTTCCTTATGTTGATATATGTCAGATGTTGTTTTGCTCGCAGCAGCGAGGGAGTGGTGTGCACAAATGGCTTAAGAAACAGCTTCATCTCATGAGCTCCACCCTCACCCCAGCATTTGCTCATCAAAGCTTGTCATGTCATCGACTCCAGGAAGATCGTAGGACTAAgttctgttgttttctctcctctgcagctacATGATGATGCGTGAGTGCTGGCATGCTGTTCCCACCCAGAGGCCGACCTTCAAACAGCTGGTGGAGGAGCTGGACAAAGTGCTGCTGTCCATATCTGACGAGGTGCGTTACATAATTACTCACCTATACCCTCCTATAAAACTAAAACTCACAGGCGCATATATGCACTCGTGAAGTTGCACACACATCCTCTCTTAAGCAATCTGCCATCCAGATGTCTCCACGGATAAATAAAGGGCTTATGAAcgacaaacaaacaacaaaatcaaatgTTGTTCAGATTACATTTCAGAGCAGCATGCAGATGATTCAACTATCCATGTGTAGGATTTCGTCATTctcacatgcactaaaaccaacTTTCAATGAAGAATTCTTTTGAGAA
This Eleginops maclovinus isolate JMC-PN-2008 ecotype Puerto Natales chromosome 11, JC_Emac_rtc_rv5, whole genome shotgun sequence DNA region includes the following protein-coding sequences:
- the fgfr4 gene encoding LOW QUALITY PROTEIN: fibroblast growth factor receptor 4 (The sequence of the model RefSeq protein was modified relative to this genomic sequence to represent the inferred CDS: inserted 1 base in 1 codon), which encodes MARVCTFCVFLLCLMETVSSRAIDEGRTRELRVSRPLITPGYPENTTAVVGGQAKLVCKVHRPVTTKVQWLKMEVSESGPPSLKALTPLQSNASKVNTLHLSNITLEDAGEYLCLAEGTHAGQTVKAMQAAWLGVLPGIIFSRTEDLTAAEIPSDVLEDLSEDTTEHLLIEPGNVLKLRCDASTRPGMAVHWYKEGXRVPPTPRCQIRGAIMEITDVTYEDSGVYVCVLRGTKEPVRNFTITVADSLGSGDDDEDNDLEDSSAELEDDQVYISRGPYWTHTQRMEKKLYAVPAGNTVKFRCPAMGSPLPNIRWLKNGREFRGEHRIGGIKLRHQHWSLVMESVVPSDRGNYTCMVDNRYGSITHSYVLDVLERSPHRPILQAGLPANTTAVVGSDVQFHCKVYSDAQPHIQWLKHIERNGSRYGSDGTPYVRVLKTGSLNMSEVEVLYLSKVTMEDAGEYTCLAGNSIGFAHQSAWLVVLSEEEAADAMDTMETKYTDIIIYACGFLALIMAIVIVVLCRMQVNPRREPFDALPVQKLSKFPLRRQYSVDSNSSGKSSASLMRVARLSSSCSPMLAGVMEFELPYDPVWEFPRENLTLGKPLGEGCFGQVVRADAYGINKDSPDPASTVAVKMLKDDATDKDLADLISEMELMKVMDKHKNIINLLGVCTQDGPLYVLVEYASKGSLREYLRARRPPGMDYTFDVTKVPEEQLTFKDLLSCAYQVARGMEYLASKRCIHRDLAARNVLVTEDNVMKIADFGLARGVHQIDYYKKTTNGRLPVKWMAPEALFDRVYTHQSDVWSFGVLMWEIFTLGGSPYPGIPVEELFKLLKEGHRMDKPSNCTHELYMMMRECWHAVPTQRPTFKQLVEELDKVLLSISDEYLDLSTPFEQYSPSCEDTSSSCSSDNDSVFTHDALSTDPCLLGYQDVRSRIDMKKTLT